The proteins below are encoded in one region of Terriglobia bacterium:
- a CDS encoding vitamin B12-dependent ribonucleotide reductase: protein MKENTKVQTQQPTSGQAAPGLKFPRYFTRTGVSPYDEVEWELRTASITDAKGNSIFEQRDVESPKDWSMTAINIVASKYLHGTLGTPQRETGVRQLIQRVAESIRDWGWQQGYFASAEDRDTFHDELVHILVQQKAAFNSPVWFNVGCDRLEPLSDAQNWHWNREQGTVEFTTTGYKAPQCSACFINSVKDSLDSILTLAKTEGMLFKWGSGTGTNLSALRGSTEELSGGGSASGPLSFMKGFDAFAGVIKSGGKTRRAAKMVILNVDHPDIESFIDCKMAEEKKAWALIEMGYDGSSPDSDAYSSIFFQNANNSVRVTDEFMSAVERDGDFSTRAVKGKQVMKTYKARQLMNKIAEATWWCGDPGMQYDTTINKWHTSKNTDRINASNPCSEYMFLDDSACNLASLNLMKFLKSNGEFDVPAYRHAVDVMITAQEILVDNAGYPTEAIARNSHDYRPLGLGYANLGALLMASGLPYDSDAGRDYAACVTAIMCGEAYLQSARIAGQCPQLGAASSRVSPQDVTGGACPGWYINREPFLNVIRMHRASVNKINKENVPAAVLEGSKQCWDEALALGERNGYRNAQVTVLAPTGTIGFMMDCDTTGVEPDLALVKYKKLVGGGMIKIVNQTVPSALWKLGYTPDQVNSIVSYIDSTGTIEGAPGIKDEHLPVFDCSFKPSKGTRSIHYMGHVMMMAATQPFISGAISKTVNLPEAATVEDITEAYLQSWKLGLKAVAIYRDGSKKAQPLMAASSRDEAAKRGTRGEKDITATQRPLSGAELEFQKLSPEQQTMALAAVRPLTMTEQETAPPRAVRHRLPGERASITHKFALAGHEGYITVGLYKDGTPGELFIRMAKEGSTVSGLMDSFATAISLALQHGVPMKLMCEKFSHTRFEPSGFTGNPEIPIAKSIMDYIFRWLELKFVTGRQYPLFKDMVLPPMGAGALSPEPLAISQQSASETVSRPETLPPQGGLAKGQELTAKGSPSIVDRGLYHSADALKEFVDLGDAPSCHVCGAIMTRNGSCYRCMSCGSTSGCS from the coding sequence CTGACGCCAAGGGCAACAGCATTTTTGAGCAGCGTGATGTGGAGTCGCCCAAAGACTGGTCGATGACCGCCATCAACATTGTGGCCAGTAAATATCTTCACGGTACGCTGGGCACGCCGCAGCGCGAAACCGGCGTGCGTCAGCTGATTCAGCGCGTGGCAGAGAGCATCCGCGACTGGGGCTGGCAGCAGGGCTACTTTGCCAGCGCGGAAGACCGCGACACGTTCCATGACGAGCTGGTGCACATTCTTGTGCAGCAGAAAGCGGCGTTCAATTCGCCGGTGTGGTTCAACGTGGGCTGTGACCGGCTGGAGCCGCTCAGTGACGCGCAGAACTGGCACTGGAACCGCGAGCAGGGAACTGTGGAATTTACGACGACCGGCTACAAAGCGCCGCAGTGCTCGGCGTGTTTCATCAACTCGGTGAAGGATTCGCTCGACTCGATTCTCACGCTGGCCAAGACGGAAGGTATGCTGTTCAAGTGGGGCAGCGGCACGGGAACAAATCTTTCCGCGCTGCGCGGCTCGACGGAAGAGCTTTCCGGCGGCGGATCGGCCTCTGGGCCGCTCAGCTTTATGAAAGGCTTTGACGCATTTGCCGGCGTGATCAAATCCGGCGGCAAGACGCGTCGCGCGGCCAAGATGGTGATCTTGAACGTTGATCATCCTGATATTGAAAGCTTCATTGACTGCAAGATGGCCGAAGAGAAAAAAGCGTGGGCGCTGATCGAGATGGGCTATGACGGTTCGTCGCCCGACTCCGACGCTTACAGCTCCATCTTCTTCCAGAACGCCAACAACTCCGTTCGCGTAACGGATGAATTCATGTCCGCCGTTGAGCGTGATGGCGATTTTTCCACCCGCGCCGTAAAAGGCAAGCAAGTGATGAAGACCTACAAGGCGCGCCAGCTGATGAACAAGATTGCTGAAGCCACTTGGTGGTGCGGCGATCCGGGCATGCAGTACGACACGACGATCAACAAGTGGCATACGTCGAAAAATACGGACCGCATCAACGCCAGCAATCCTTGCAGTGAATACATGTTCCTGGACGATTCGGCCTGCAACCTGGCTTCGCTCAACCTGATGAAGTTTCTCAAGTCGAATGGCGAGTTTGATGTGCCTGCGTATCGCCACGCAGTGGATGTGATGATCACGGCGCAGGAAATTCTTGTCGACAACGCCGGCTATCCAACGGAAGCGATTGCGCGCAACTCGCATGATTATCGTCCTCTCGGGTTGGGATATGCCAATCTGGGCGCGCTGCTCATGGCCAGCGGCCTGCCGTATGATTCCGACGCCGGCCGCGACTACGCCGCTTGCGTTACCGCAATCATGTGCGGTGAAGCGTACTTGCAGTCGGCGCGCATTGCCGGACAGTGTCCGCAGCTTGGGGCGGCCAGTTCGCGCGTCTCTCCGCAGGACGTTACTGGCGGCGCGTGCCCGGGCTGGTATATCAATCGCGAGCCGTTCCTCAACGTGATCCGCATGCATCGGGCATCGGTGAACAAGATCAACAAAGAAAACGTTCCTGCCGCGGTACTCGAAGGCAGCAAGCAGTGCTGGGACGAAGCTCTGGCCCTGGGCGAGCGCAACGGATATCGCAACGCGCAGGTCACGGTGCTGGCGCCCACGGGGACTATCGGCTTCATGATGGACTGCGACACCACCGGCGTTGAGCCTGACCTGGCGCTGGTGAAATACAAAAAGCTTGTAGGCGGCGGCATGATCAAGATCGTGAACCAGACCGTGCCTTCCGCGCTGTGGAAGCTGGGCTACACGCCGGACCAGGTGAACTCCATCGTGAGCTACATTGATTCCACGGGGACCATTGAAGGCGCGCCGGGAATCAAGGACGAGCATCTCCCGGTCTTCGATTGCAGCTTTAAGCCTTCCAAGGGCACGCGCAGCATCCATTACATGGGCCACGTAATGATGATGGCGGCAACGCAGCCATTCATCAGCGGCGCAATTTCCAAGACGGTGAACCTGCCGGAGGCCGCGACGGTTGAAGACATCACCGAGGCCTATCTTCAATCCTGGAAACTGGGGCTGAAGGCGGTGGCCATCTATCGCGACGGATCCAAGAAAGCGCAGCCGCTGATGGCCGCCAGCTCACGCGACGAAGCCGCCAAGCGGGGCACGCGCGGAGAAAAAGACATCACCGCAACGCAGCGTCCGCTAAGCGGCGCGGAGCTGGAGTTCCAAAAGCTCTCGCCGGAGCAGCAGACCATGGCGCTGGCCGCGGTGCGTCCGCTCACCATGACCGAACAAGAGACGGCGCCGCCGCGCGCGGTGCGCCACCGGCTGCCGGGTGAGCGCGCATCCATCACGCATAAATTCGCGCTCGCGGGACACGAAGGCTACATCACCGTGGGCCTGTATAAAGACGGCACGCCGGGCGAGCTGTTCATCCGCATGGCCAAGGAAGGCTCCACCGTTTCCGGCCTGATGGACTCATTCGCCACTGCGATTTCGCTGGCGCTGCAACACGGCGTCCCCATGAAGCTGATGTGTGAAAAGTTCAGCCACACGCGCTTTGAGCCTTCAGGCTTCACCGGCAACCCGGAGATCCCCATCGCCAAGAGCATCATGGACTACATCTTCCGCTGGCTGGAACTCAAGTTCGTCACCGGCAGGCAATATCCGCTGTTTAAGGACATGGTGTTGCCGCCGATGGGAGCCGGAGCGCTTAGCCCTGAGCCATTAGCCATTAGCCAGCAGAGTGCATCTGAAACGGTTTCGCGGCCAGAAACGCTACCTCCCCAGGGAGGATTGGCTAAAGGCCAGGAGCTAACGGCTAAAGGCTCGCCCT